Proteins found in one Plasmodium malariae genome assembly, chromosome: 13 genomic segment:
- the ROM8 gene encoding rhomboid protease ROM8, putative, producing MEEKESGANAKAFLESKDKREKIDDDDDEDDKKKGSTGKINGNSSNNNYTNRNDDDSENVIKKNERKKNKNSLNNNDEKRNNDKNNKNKGEHTENSQEKKKGKKKKEAEQEEEEEEEEEEDDEDDEEEDDEDDRAYGYSEEEKERRKDELLNLNSNNTVKFYTSENDKSRVKNHSDNYLERGRYKYNYMKRGKKFKTSSTYEEMSSDHHEYMSLKVSYKINKKSHYDKSKKRSTLSMTMNDKHERTLNKSSICTDNAKFLNFLNDNEKGPYYYKNIKRYNFRRRKQKKAKIKKEKHDMKGTLDEYVVDIKEKNKDEDMFSSENITNAKNSIKHFLTDSKELHVSDLQDAEKRGKMKDEKRLKDYLSTSKLEGKFVKHLSKIKSTLCCNRRYFIFRKKTIRKRKEKIIIFLNNDCTVSKNGQFNDHFYRTIHKNDLDNLEEEKIYLYNNKENTLKKMIYRIFPQFSIFSLILYVTFIQWIVFILLISVKSDISLTPSNDSLKNFGSNFPHNIFKKAEFYRLYTALFLHSNFNHICANTYVQLTVGFLLEYLYGTYVVFLVYVFAGIYGIILSSPLTYCYSTTESSSSSAGIIGIFFSEILMMTNFNVDKISISVHLFCFFFLLLFLKFSLNTISINIYSHFFGFLGGFLIGVILKRNQLKYFLKNNLLIQILSLVFLITSLGAAIYISTYVVQKCPN from the exons ATGGAGGAAAAAGAGTCTGGTGCAAATGCAAAGGCATTTTTAGAATCAAAAGATaagagagaaaaaatagaCGACGACGACGATGAGGACgataaaaagaaaggaagCACTGGAAAGATTAATGGAAACTCTAGTAACAACAACTATACCAATAGAAACGATGATGATAgtgaaaatgtaataaaaaagaatgaaagaaaaaaaaacaaaaattcgTTAAACAATAACGACGAGAAAcgtaataatgataaaaataacaaaaataaggGAGAACATACAGAAAATTcgcaagaaaaaaaaaaaggaaagaaaaagaaagaagctgaacaagaagaagaagaagaagaagaagaggaagaagatgatgaagacgatgaagaagaagatgaTGAAGACGACCGAGCTTATGGTTATtctgaagaagaaaaagaacgTCGAAAGgatgaattattaaatttaaacaGTAACAATACTGTAAAGTTTTACACGTCAGAGAATGACAAAAGTAGGGTTAAAAATCATAGTGATAATTATTTAGAAAGAggaagatataaatataattacatgaaaagaggaaaaaaatttaaaacgaGCAGTACATATGAAGAAATGTCATCAGATCATCATGAATATATGTCTTTAAAAGTAagttataaaattaacaaaaaaagtcATTAtgataaatcaaaaaaaagatcGACTCTGTCTATGACAATGAATGATAAACATGAACGAACACTAAATAAAAGCAGTATATGTACAGATAATGCGaagtttttaaattttttaaatgataatgaaaaaggtccgtattattataaaaatattaaaagatataattttagaagaagaaaacagaaaaaagctaaaataaaaaaagaaaagcatGATATGAAAGGAACATTAGATGAATATGTAGTAGATattaaagagaaaaataaagatgaaGACATGTTTAGTAgtgaaaatataacaaacgctaaaaattctataaaacattttcttACGGACAGTAAAGAATTACATGTAAGTGATTTACAAGATGCAGaaaaaagggggaaaatGAAAGATGAAAAGCGTCTAAAAGATTATTTAAGTACAAGTAAATTGGAAGGAAAATTTGTAAAACatttaagtaaaattaaaagcaCCTTATGTTGTAATCGaagatattttatatttcgcaaaaaaacaataagaaaaaggaaagaaaaaataattatatttttaaataatgattGTACTGTTTCTAAAAATGGTCAATTTAACGATCATTTTTATAGAactattcataaaaatgatttGGATAATttagaagaagaaaaaatatatctttataataataaagaaaatacattaaaaaaaatgatttatagAATATTTCCGCAATTTTCCATATTCAGTTTAATTCTATATGTTACATTTATTCAATGGATAGTATTTATTCTACTTATATCTGTGAAGTCTGATATCTCTTTAACTCCTTCAA ATGATTCGTTAAAGAATTTTGGTAGTAATTTTccacataatatttttaagaaggCGGAGTTTTATCGCCTTTATACAGCCTTGTTTTTGCATTCAAATTTTAATCATATTTGTGCAAATACGTATGTTCAATTAACAGTTGGTTTCTTACTAGAATATCTCTATGGAACATATGTTGTTTTTTTAGTATATGTATTTGCAG gtATATATGGAATAATACTGTCCTCTCCATTAACGTATTGCTATTCAACAACTGAAAGCAGTAGCAGCTCTGCCGGAATTattggaatatttttttccgaAATTTTAATGATGACTAATTTTAATGTAGATAAAATTAGTATTAGTGTAcatctattttgttttttttttcttcttttatttctcaAATTCTCTTTAAACACAATcagtattaatatttatagcCATTTTTTTGGTTTCCTGGGag GATTTTTAATTGGCGTAATTTTAAAACGTAATCAATTGAAATACTTTTtgaagaataatttattaattcaaaTTTTATCCTTAGTGTTTCTTATAACAAGTTTAGGTgctgctatatatatatcaacatACGTTGTCCAAAAATGTccaaattaa